The proteins below are encoded in one region of Lactuca sativa cultivar Salinas chromosome 3, Lsat_Salinas_v11, whole genome shotgun sequence:
- the LOC111894280 gene encoding uncharacterized protein LOC111894280, whose translation MKFNLTFLVALFLISVVVHCADPDPVVKKNPNDGLGSETTTTTTTSNPKPKVSLNEKSSASGSNLESKQADPLEKPKVSNDIQNPTVDKAKIKSVPSKPLGDKEAGNVQKDSKDKEVVDDVDKKTKAYKGEEEFKKLPKEDNLASMRIGQCDSSFKCTIGNDDKNHGMVACLSVPGDESTEVSLLIQNKGKGLLVVDITAPEFVRLDKTNVQIQENDDQKVMVSIGDGKTEKFITLKTLKGSCDLDFMDFLTHNPMKKSNYMSRLTLTNLFKRTPFVGVISLAFVVVIVSVMACVTYQRRRLMMNNGGAAAKYQKLDAGLPVSGGPKMDFDQNQKDGWNDNWSDDWDDVEAPNTPSTMPLTPSISSAGVSSRRVNKDAWKD comes from the exons ATGAAGTTTAATTTGACGTTTTTGGTTGCTCTGTTTCTTATCTCAGTCGTAGTTCACTGCGCTGACCCCGATCCCGTG GTGAAGAAGAATCCAAATGATGGTTTAGGTtctgaaacaacaacaacaacaacaacatcaaaccCAAAACCAAAAGTTAGTTTGAATGAGAAATCAAGCGCATCAGGCTCTAATCTAGAATCTAAGCAAGCAGATCCACTGGAGAAGCCCAAAGTTTCAAATGATATTCAAAATCCGACAGTTGATAAGGCTAAGATTAAGAGTGTTCCAAGTAAGCCATTAGGGGATAAAGAAGCAGGTAATGTGCAAAAGGATTCTAAAGATAAGGAGGTGGTAGATGATGTGGATAAGAAAACTAAAGCATATAAAGGGGAAGAAGAATTCAAGAAGTTGCCTAAAGAGGATAATTTGGCATCCATGAGGATAGGACAATGTGATTCATCTTTCAAGTGCACAATTGGTAATGATGATAAGAATCATGGAATGGTTGCTTGTTTAAGTGTTCCTGGAGATG AGTCTACAGAAGTTTCCCTTTTAATCCAGAACAAGGGAAAGGGGTTACTTGTTGTGGATATTACTGCTCCTGAATTTGTTCGCCTAGATAAAACAAATGTTCAAATCCAAGAAAATGATGACCAAAAG GTTATGGTTTCTATAGGagatggaaaaaccgaaaaattTATAACCCTAAAAACACTTAAAGGCAGTTGTGATCTTGACTTTATGGATTTTCTTACACATAACCCCATGAAAAAGTCAAACTACATGTcacggttgactttgaccaatctGTTCAAACGGACACCATTTGTTGGAGTCATATCATTAGCTTTTGTGGTGGTGATAGTGTCTGTGATGGCGTGTGTGACATATCAAAGAAGAAGATTAATGATGAACAATGGTGGTGCAGCAGCAAAATATCAAAAATTGGATGCTGGGCTTCCGGTTTCAGGTGGGCCCAAGATGGATTTTGACCAAAACCAAAAAGATGGATGGAATGATAATTGGAGTGATGATTGGGATGATGTTGAAGCGCCAAATACACCTTCCACAATGCCTCTTACTCCAAGCATATCTTCTGCTGGTGTTTCTTCAAGACGAGTTAACAAAGATGCTTGGAAAGATTAG